A window of the Thalassospira indica genome harbors these coding sequences:
- a CDS encoding nuclear transport factor 2 family protein encodes MDMIDAVQAYFDADRNQDPDILTKAFCTDAVVHDEGERHVGSTEIRNWWLAAKEKYNHVAEPLETETTGDKVMVRAKVSGNFPNSPVTLDYVFRIKDNKIAEMGVK; translated from the coding sequence ATGGATATGATTGATGCTGTGCAGGCGTATTTCGATGCGGATCGAAACCAGGACCCTGACATTCTGACAAAAGCATTCTGCACGGATGCAGTCGTTCATGACGAAGGCGAACGTCACGTTGGGTCGACCGAAATCCGAAACTGGTGGCTGGCAGCGAAGGAAAAATACAACCATGTCGCCGAGCCTCTTGAGACAGAAACAACCGGTGACAAGGTCATGGTGCGCGCCAAGGTCAGCGGGAATTTCCCAAACAGCCCGGTAACGCTGGACTACGTCTTTCGCATCAAAGACAACAAGATTGCCGAGATGGGGGTGAAATGA
- a CDS encoding tartrate dehydrogenase, which translates to MTSATHKIAVIAGDGIGTEVMPEGIRVLKAAAEVFDINLTFNEFEFGSCDYYQKHGQMMPDDWRAQIEPHDAIFFGAVGWPDTVPDHISLWGSLIMFRRDFDQYVSLRPAKLMPGVPSPLAGRKPGDIDFYVVRENTEGEYSSVGGKMYPGTDREIVIQETVMSRTGIDRILKYAFELAQKRPRKHVTSATKSNGISITMPYWDERVVEMAKNYPDVTWDKYHIDILTAQFVMNPDRFDVVVASNLFGDILSDLGPACTGTIGIAPSGNINPEGKFPSLFEPVHGSAPDIAGKGIANPIGQIWSGAMMLDHLGHTDAHDAIMRAIEAVLLDENLRTADLGGKADTVTCGKAIAKAVLDNA; encoded by the coding sequence GTGACAAGCGCCACCCACAAAATCGCAGTCATCGCCGGCGACGGCATCGGCACAGAGGTCATGCCAGAAGGCATTCGCGTGCTTAAGGCCGCGGCAGAGGTTTTTGATATCAACCTCACCTTCAATGAATTCGAATTCGGCTCGTGCGATTACTATCAAAAGCACGGCCAGATGATGCCCGATGACTGGCGCGCACAGATCGAACCCCACGATGCGATCTTCTTTGGTGCGGTCGGCTGGCCCGATACCGTGCCCGACCACATCTCGCTGTGGGGATCGCTGATCATGTTCCGGCGCGACTTTGACCAATATGTCAGCCTGCGCCCGGCCAAACTGATGCCCGGCGTACCCTCCCCGCTGGCCGGTCGCAAACCGGGTGATATTGATTTCTATGTCGTGCGCGAAAACACCGAAGGGGAATATTCCTCGGTCGGGGGCAAAATGTATCCCGGCACGGACCGTGAAATCGTCATTCAGGAAACCGTCATGTCGCGGACTGGGATTGACCGCATCCTGAAATACGCGTTCGAGCTGGCCCAGAAACGCCCGCGCAAACATGTGACCTCGGCGACCAAATCGAACGGCATTTCGATCACCATGCCCTATTGGGATGAACGCGTGGTCGAAATGGCTAAAAACTATCCCGACGTCACCTGGGACAAATATCATATCGATATTCTGACCGCCCAGTTCGTGATGAACCCGGACCGCTTTGACGTGGTTGTCGCGTCCAACCTGTTTGGCGATATCCTGTCTGACCTTGGCCCGGCCTGTACGGGCACAATCGGCATCGCGCCATCGGGCAACATCAACCCGGAAGGCAAATTCCCCTCCCTGTTCGAACCGGTGCATGGCTCCGCCCCCGATATCGCGGGCAAGGGTATTGCCAACCCCATCGGGCAAATCTGGTCAGGGGCAATGATGCTTGATCACCTCGGCCACACCGATGCCCATGACGCCATCATGCGCGCGATTGAGGCCGTCCTTCTGGATGAAAACCTGCGCACCGCCGACCTTGGCGGCAAGGCCGATACCGTCACCTGCGGCAAGGCAATCGCCAAGGCCGTGCTTGATAACGCCTGA
- a CDS encoding glycerate kinase type-2 family protein translates to MRTEQETKLNDPVSIKHFLIDLFQTAVDAANPQLCLPPFIPKQPKGRTIVIGAGKASAKMAQTLEKYWTGDLSGLVITRYGHAVDTCKIGVIEASHPVPDEAGLQATRRIKDCVKDLTEDDLVICLISGGGSALLVDPIPEIRLEEKQAINKALLKSGASIDEMNCVRRHLSTVKGGKLAALCHPARVVSLMISDVPNDRFIDIASGPTVADPTTCADALEVITRYNIPVPNKALDSLCSGKVETIKPDDPRLSNTEAHLIAAPQMALDAAAQKARCAGIDAIILGDSLEGEASELGQSLAATAKHIASRRHLNDRPCVLLSGGETTVTVKGTGRGGRNVEFLLGLAIELDSAPGIHAVAGDTDGVDGLEEIAGAYVSPDTLLRGSLLEMDAKAYLANNDGHSFFETLEDGIITGPTLTNVNDFRAILIT, encoded by the coding sequence ATGAGGACTGAACAAGAAACTAAGCTCAATGATCCCGTATCAATCAAACATTTTCTGATTGATCTGTTTCAAACCGCTGTTGATGCGGCCAACCCTCAGCTTTGCCTGCCGCCTTTTATCCCGAAACAGCCAAAAGGGCGGACCATTGTCATCGGCGCTGGCAAGGCGTCCGCCAAAATGGCGCAGACCCTGGAAAAATACTGGACTGGTGATCTCTCGGGGCTTGTGATTACGCGTTACGGCCACGCTGTAGACACCTGCAAAATCGGAGTCATCGAGGCATCCCACCCGGTTCCGGACGAAGCCGGGCTTCAGGCCACGCGCCGCATCAAGGACTGCGTGAAGGACCTTACCGAAGATGACCTTGTTATCTGCCTGATTTCAGGCGGGGGCTCGGCACTTCTGGTGGATCCGATACCCGAAATCCGCCTAGAAGAAAAACAGGCGATTAACAAGGCGCTATTGAAATCAGGTGCATCAATTGACGAAATGAATTGCGTCCGTCGCCATCTATCGACAGTCAAAGGCGGCAAACTGGCAGCACTTTGCCACCCGGCACGCGTGGTTTCGCTCATGATCTCCGATGTTCCAAACGACAGGTTTATCGATATTGCTTCGGGACCGACAGTTGCTGATCCGACAACCTGCGCCGACGCGCTTGAGGTCATAACCCGATACAACATACCCGTGCCGAACAAAGCATTGGACTCCCTGTGCTCAGGCAAAGTCGAGACAATCAAACCCGATGACCCCAGACTGTCGAACACAGAGGCCCATTTGATCGCGGCACCGCAAATGGCACTTGATGCCGCCGCACAGAAGGCGCGCTGTGCAGGCATTGATGCCATAATCCTCGGCGACTCACTCGAAGGCGAAGCATCCGAGCTCGGACAATCACTCGCCGCAACAGCCAAGCATATCGCGTCGCGCCGCCATTTAAATGATCGCCCTTGCGTCTTGTTATCTGGTGGCGAAACCACCGTCACCGTCAAAGGCACTGGGCGCGGCGGCCGAAATGTCGAATTTCTGCTGGGGCTTGCCATAGAACTCGATAGCGCACCGGGCATTCACGCAGTCGCGGGCGACACTGACGGCGTTGACGGGCTCGAAGAAATCGCCGGTGCTTACGTTTCTCCCGATACCTTGTTGCGTGGATCACTTCTGGAAATGGACGCAAAGGCGTATCTTGCCAATAATGATGGTCACAGCTTCTTTGAAACACTCGAAGACGGAATCATTACCGGCCCTACACTTACCAATGTAAATGATTTCCGGGCAATCCTGATTACCTGA
- a CDS encoding LysR family transcriptional regulator: MSVDSDLGFFVLLVRKGSLSAAAQELNLSPPAVSKRLAKLEDRLGVRLLNRTTRRISLTSEGDAYFQSAEQIMRQIDDLEQRVSHASETPTGLLRINATFGFGREYVAPVVSEFSHLYPEVEVQLLLTDIPMNMVEEGIDLGIRFGGLPNSRIRARKLQGNRRFLCAAPSYLERHGMPRNLSELINHNCIILRQNTDVHDVWKLQRGQHSETVKVHGTLSSNDGEIALQWVLDGHGIMMRSEWDIARHVEEDRLHLVLPQYAHVDADIYAVYPERHNLSAKVRIFIDFLHRKLRETSTARIQ, from the coding sequence ATGTCGGTCGATAGTGATCTGGGCTTTTTTGTGCTTCTGGTCCGCAAGGGCAGCTTGTCGGCAGCGGCACAGGAACTTAACCTCTCGCCGCCAGCGGTGAGCAAACGGTTGGCGAAGCTAGAAGACCGTTTAGGGGTCAGGTTGCTGAACCGCACCACCCGGCGGATCAGCCTGACAAGTGAAGGCGACGCCTATTTCCAGAGCGCCGAACAGATCATGCGCCAGATTGATGATCTTGAGCAGCGGGTCTCGCATGCCAGTGAAACGCCGACAGGGCTTTTGCGGATCAATGCAACATTCGGGTTTGGGCGTGAATATGTCGCACCAGTGGTGTCGGAGTTCTCGCACCTTTATCCCGAAGTCGAAGTGCAGCTTCTGCTGACCGATATTCCGATGAATATGGTTGAAGAAGGAATTGATCTTGGCATTCGTTTCGGCGGGTTGCCAAATTCGCGCATTCGTGCGCGCAAATTGCAAGGCAATCGACGATTTCTGTGTGCCGCACCGTCTTATCTTGAACGACATGGGATGCCGCGCAATTTGTCAGAGCTGATCAATCACAATTGCATCATCCTGCGGCAAAACACCGACGTGCATGATGTCTGGAAACTTCAACGGGGTCAGCATTCCGAGACCGTTAAAGTACATGGCACACTCAGCAGCAATGATGGTGAAATCGCGTTGCAATGGGTGCTTGATGGTCATGGGATCATGATGCGATCAGAATGGGATATTGCGCGCCATGTCGAGGAAGATCGATTGCATCTTGTTCTGCCGCAATATGCCCATGTCGATGCGGACATCTACGCTGTTTACCCGGAGCGCCACAACCTCTCTGCCAAGGTGCGCATTTTCATTGATTTCTTGCATCGGAAACTGCGCGAGACCTCAACCGCGCGCATTCAGTGA
- a CDS encoding tartrate dehydrogenase, producing MKNYRIAAIPGDGIGKEVVAAGTEVLDVLAKRDGGFTMSFDHFDWGSDYYKKHGVMMPADGRDHIKDHDAIYFGAVGAPDVPDHVTLWGLRLAICQPFDQYANVRPTRILPGIESPLRNVKQTELDWVIVRENSEGEYAGQGGRSHVGLPEEVATEVSIFTRAGVTRIMRFAFDLARSRPRKKLTVVTKSNAQRNGMVMWDEIAKEVAAEYPDVEWDKMLVDAMTMRMTLRPETLDTIVATNLHADILSDLAAALAGSLGIAPTANLNPEGKFPSMFEPIHGSAFDITGQGIANPVATFWSAVMMLDHLGEKTASERLMRAVERVTANPDLHTPDLGGTATTRQVTDAVIAAIQGDNK from the coding sequence ATGAAAAACTATCGTATTGCGGCCATTCCGGGTGACGGAATCGGCAAAGAGGTCGTTGCGGCCGGAACCGAGGTTCTGGATGTTCTGGCAAAACGCGATGGCGGTTTCACCATGAGCTTCGATCACTTTGACTGGGGTTCCGATTACTACAAGAAGCATGGCGTTATGATGCCTGCAGACGGCCGTGACCACATCAAGGATCACGATGCGATCTATTTCGGTGCTGTTGGCGCCCCGGATGTGCCCGATCATGTCACTCTTTGGGGTCTGCGACTGGCGATCTGCCAACCGTTTGATCAATACGCCAATGTGCGCCCGACCCGCATTCTGCCAGGCATCGAAAGTCCGCTGCGCAATGTCAAACAGACGGAGCTTGACTGGGTTATCGTGCGTGAAAATTCCGAAGGCGAATATGCCGGTCAGGGCGGGCGTTCCCACGTCGGGCTGCCCGAAGAAGTCGCAACCGAGGTATCGATCTTCACCCGTGCCGGTGTCACCCGCATTATGCGTTTTGCCTTCGATCTTGCCCGTTCACGCCCGCGCAAAAAGCTGACCGTGGTCACCAAATCAAACGCTCAGCGCAACGGCATGGTGATGTGGGACGAAATCGCCAAGGAAGTCGCCGCCGAATACCCGGATGTCGAATGGGATAAGATGCTGGTCGATGCCATGACCATGCGCATGACCCTGCGTCCCGAAACCCTTGATACGATTGTCGCAACCAACCTGCATGCGGATATTTTGTCTGATCTGGCTGCCGCCCTTGCCGGTTCGCTTGGCATCGCGCCGACTGCCAACCTCAATCCCGAAGGCAAATTCCCCTCGATGTTCGAACCGATCCACGGTTCGGCGTTCGATATCACCGGCCAAGGCATCGCCAACCCGGTTGCGACCTTCTGGAGTGCGGTGATGATGCTTGATCACCTCGGTGAAAAGACAGCGTCAGAACGCTTGATGCGGGCGGTAGAACGCGTAACGGCCAATCCGGACCTTCATACACCGGACCTTGGCGGCACCGCTACCACCCGTCAGGTCACCGATGCGGTTATTGCCGCGATCCAGGGCGACAACAAATAA
- a CDS encoding LysR family transcriptional regulator has product MERIVLNDLEAVMAIAKRGTFRGAAIDMGVSTTALSHAISKLEAGLGVRLFNRTTRSVSLSDAGKLFVDQVGPSLRSIHDGLEVVRSQRETPSGTIRINAAPFAAREVISPLVFEYLRRFPDMHVDLVTEGRLVDIVAEGFDLGVRVSGLIPSDMIAVPLGRVQQYAIVASPDYFKGRNKPKVPPDLLNHKCIRVRLPDGSVFRWRFEKDGEAVQIDVNGPITLDEASLARAAVLEGIGVGCFMERDVLADIEAGRLVRVLDDWTLPFSELCLYYPGRRNLSAGHKAFVALARELGRGAASNKPIVSPIAL; this is encoded by the coding sequence ATGGAACGTATCGTCTTGAACGATCTGGAAGCTGTCATGGCAATTGCCAAACGCGGTACATTTCGCGGGGCGGCCATTGATATGGGGGTTTCGACAACAGCCTTGAGCCATGCAATCAGCAAGCTTGAGGCGGGTCTGGGTGTCAGGTTGTTTAACCGCACCACGCGAAGCGTATCGCTCTCGGATGCGGGCAAGTTGTTTGTCGACCAGGTCGGTCCTTCGCTTCGGAGTATCCATGATGGGTTGGAAGTGGTTCGCTCGCAGCGAGAAACGCCTTCTGGAACCATTCGTATCAATGCGGCCCCCTTTGCAGCGCGTGAGGTGATTTCGCCACTCGTATTCGAGTATCTCCGCCGGTTTCCGGACATGCATGTCGATCTGGTGACCGAAGGGCGACTGGTGGATATCGTCGCGGAAGGTTTCGATCTGGGGGTAAGGGTTTCGGGGTTGATTCCCAGTGACATGATCGCAGTGCCGCTTGGTCGCGTTCAACAATATGCGATTGTTGCATCCCCCGACTATTTCAAGGGGCGCAACAAGCCAAAGGTCCCGCCGGACCTTTTGAACCATAAATGCATCCGCGTAAGGTTGCCTGACGGATCGGTTTTCAGATGGCGATTTGAGAAGGACGGCGAAGCGGTTCAGATTGACGTGAACGGGCCCATTACACTCGACGAGGCAAGTCTGGCGCGTGCGGCGGTTCTGGAAGGCATTGGGGTCGGCTGTTTTATGGAACGTGATGTCCTTGCGGACATTGAAGCAGGGCGTCTTGTGCGCGTGCTTGACGACTGGACGCTGCCATTTTCCGAGCTCTGCCTTTACTATCCCGGGCGGCGCAATCTGTCGGCCGGGCACAAGGCGTTTGTTGCGCTTGCCAGAGAACTGGGGCGGGGTGCTGCGTCAAATAAGCCAATTGTCAGTCCAATTGCACTCTGA
- the acs gene encoding acetate--CoA ligase, giving the protein MSANVYPVPDDIAKGALIDKAKYDAMYKQSVEDPEGFWGEHGKRIDWIKPYNTVKNVSYDAKDLYIKWYEDGTLNVAANCLDRHLEKRGDQTAIIFEGDDPNVSEHITYRDLYERTCRFANALKSMGVAKGDRVVIYLPMIPEAAVAMLACARIGAIHSIVFGGFSPEALAGRVEDCGAKVVITSDEGLRGGRSVPLKRNADEALSHPGVKSVEKMVVVKHTGKDVAWNDARDVWYHEVCEAASTDCPPTEVNAEDPLFVLYTSGSTGKPKGVLHTSGGYLVYASMTHQYVFDYHEGDIYWCTADVGWVTGHSYIVYGPLANGATTLMFEGVPSYPDASRFWQVCEKHKVNIFYTAPTAIRALMREGESFVNKADLSSLRILGSVGEPINPEAWEWYYEHVGKKNCPIVDTWWQTETGGILITPLPGATDLKPGSATLPFFGVEPALLDNEGKELTGATDGNLVIKDSWPGQMRTVYGDHERFIQTYFSTFKNVYTTGDGARRDDDGYYWITGRVDDVINVSGHRMGTAEVESALVAHSKVAEAAVVGVPHDIKGQGIYAYVTLNAGEEPTDELRAELVKWVRKEIGPIASPDFIQWSPGLPKTRSGKIMRRILRKIAANEYDQLGDTSTLADPGVVDDLIDNRQNR; this is encoded by the coding sequence ATGTCTGCGAACGTTTATCCCGTACCTGACGACATCGCGAAGGGCGCTTTGATCGACAAGGCAAAATACGACGCCATGTACAAGCAGTCGGTCGAAGACCCGGAAGGCTTCTGGGGCGAACACGGCAAACGCATTGACTGGATCAAGCCCTATAACACCGTCAAAAACGTCAGCTACGACGCCAAGGACCTCTATATCAAGTGGTATGAGGACGGGACGCTCAACGTTGCGGCCAACTGCCTTGACCGTCACCTTGAAAAGCGCGGCGATCAGACCGCCATCATTTTCGAGGGCGATGATCCCAACGTCTCGGAACACATCACCTATCGCGATCTTTACGAGCGCACCTGTCGTTTCGCCAATGCGCTGAAATCGATGGGCGTTGCCAAGGGTGATCGCGTTGTCATTTATCTGCCGATGATCCCCGAGGCCGCCGTTGCCATGCTGGCATGTGCCCGTATCGGTGCGATCCACTCCATCGTCTTTGGCGGCTTCTCGCCCGAAGCGCTGGCGGGCCGTGTCGAGGATTGCGGCGCGAAAGTCGTCATCACCTCGGACGAAGGTCTGCGTGGCGGCCGTTCAGTACCGCTGAAACGCAACGCGGATGAAGCCCTTTCCCATCCGGGTGTTAAATCGGTCGAGAAAATGGTCGTCGTCAAGCATACCGGCAAGGACGTTGCCTGGAACGATGCCCGCGACGTCTGGTATCACGAAGTATGCGAAGCAGCCTCCACCGACTGCCCGCCGACCGAAGTCAACGCCGAAGACCCGCTGTTTGTTCTTTACACCTCGGGCTCGACCGGCAAGCCGAAGGGCGTTCTGCACACCTCGGGCGGTTATCTCGTCTACGCGTCGATGACCCATCAGTATGTCTTCGACTATCACGAAGGCGACATTTACTGGTGCACGGCCGATGTCGGCTGGGTCACCGGTCACAGCTATATCGTTTATGGCCCGCTGGCCAATGGTGCAACGACGCTGATGTTTGAAGGTGTGCCAAGCTATCCGGACGCATCGCGCTTCTGGCAGGTCTGCGAAAAGCACAAGGTCAACATCTTCTATACCGCACCGACCGCAATCCGTGCCCTGATGCGCGAAGGCGAAAGCTTTGTGAACAAGGCCGATCTGTCCAGCCTGCGCATTCTTGGTTCGGTCGGTGAACCGATCAACCCAGAAGCCTGGGAATGGTATTACGAACATGTCGGCAAAAAGAATTGCCCGATTGTCGATACCTGGTGGCAGACCGAAACCGGCGGCATCCTGATTACCCCACTGCCGGGTGCGACCGACTTGAAACCGGGTTCGGCGACCCTGCCGTTCTTTGGTGTGGAGCCGGCCTTGCTTGATAACGAAGGCAAGGAACTGACCGGCGCAACCGATGGCAACCTTGTCATCAAGGACAGCTGGCCGGGTCAGATGCGTACGGTCTATGGTGACCATGAACGCTTCATCCAGACCTATTTCAGCACGTTCAAAAACGTCTACACCACCGGTGATGGTGCACGTCGTGACGACGATGGTTATTACTGGATCACCGGCCGTGTCGATGACGTGATCAACGTATCGGGTCACCGTATGGGCACCGCCGAGGTTGAAAGCGCACTGGTCGCCCATTCCAAGGTGGCCGAGGCCGCCGTGGTCGGCGTTCCGCACGACATCAAGGGACAGGGCATCTATGCCTATGTGACGCTTAATGCTGGCGAGGAACCGACCGACGAGCTGCGCGCCGAACTGGTTAAATGGGTCCGCAAGGAAATCGGCCCGATCGCAAGCCCGGACTTCATCCAGTGGTCGCCGGGTCTGCCGAAAACCCGTTCGGGCAAAATCATGCGCCGCATCCTGCGCAAGATTGCCGCCAACGAATATGATCAGCTTGGCGATACCTCGACCCTTGCCGATCCGGGTGTTGTCGATGACCTGATTGATAACCGCCAGAATCGCTAA
- a CDS encoding tripartite tricarboxylate transporter substrate binding protein — protein sequence MRKLAIAAAMAATFISGTAFAEYPEQTINYIIPFNAGGESDVSARFQQPYLEEISGQSFVIQYMAGAGGAQAWSQLNGMEGDGYTIMGINLPHTILQPMEKDVGYETKDLTYINFFHYTPNALFVPKDSEFQNLQELIDYAKANPGLVTLSGSGSNSANHLGQVQFDELAGITTTYVPFSGTGPAVTAILGSQTTGGFNYVTSGVNNGDGMRMLAVASETRVKAFPDVPTFKELGFDIVGGAFRGVAVPKSTPEPIREKISQMVTDVNNNPEFKKKMEDAGFVLTDITYDFINDFVAAKSEEYREIAEKLGIANR from the coding sequence ATGCGTAAGCTAGCAATCGCAGCGGCAATGGCCGCAACCTTTATTTCTGGAACGGCATTTGCCGAATATCCGGAACAGACCATCAACTACATCATTCCGTTCAATGCCGGTGGTGAGTCCGATGTCTCGGCACGCTTCCAGCAGCCATATCTTGAAGAAATTTCAGGCCAGTCTTTTGTTATCCAGTACATGGCAGGTGCCGGTGGTGCACAGGCCTGGTCACAGCTGAACGGCATGGAAGGTGACGGATACACCATTATGGGGATTAACCTGCCCCATACCATCCTGCAGCCGATGGAAAAAGATGTTGGTTACGAGACCAAAGACCTCACCTACATCAACTTCTTCCACTACACTCCGAATGCGCTTTTTGTCCCCAAGGACAGCGAATTCCAGAACCTGCAGGAACTGATCGACTACGCCAAAGCCAATCCAGGCCTTGTCACACTCAGTGGTTCGGGCTCGAACTCTGCCAACCATCTTGGTCAGGTTCAGTTTGATGAACTGGCTGGCATTACCACCACCTATGTCCCGTTCAGCGGCACCGGCCCGGCGGTTACCGCCATCCTCGGCAGCCAGACCACCGGTGGTTTTAACTATGTGACTTCGGGCGTGAACAATGGTGATGGCATGCGCATGCTTGCTGTTGCATCGGAAACCCGCGTCAAGGCATTCCCGGATGTACCGACCTTCAAGGAACTTGGCTTTGATATCGTTGGCGGTGCATTCCGCGGTGTTGCCGTACCGAAATCAACACCGGAGCCAATCCGCGAGAAAATCTCGCAGATGGTCACGGACGTGAACAACAATCCTGAATTCAAGAAGAAGATGGAAGATGCCGGTTTTGTTCTGACCGATATCACCTACGACTTCATCAATGATTTCGTTGCTGCGAAATCCGAAGAGTACCGTGAAATCGCAGAAAAGCTTGGCATCGCCAACCGCTAA
- a CDS encoding tripartite tricarboxylate transporter permease: MELLGYFVSALTPLNLLMALGGVVLGTVIGALPGLSATMAVAVLVPFTFTMDPATGLIALGAIYTGAIYGGAFAAILVNTPGTPSAIATTFDGFPMAKRGDGSLAVTLATLASVVGGLVGGVFLLLLSPPLAKVALAFGPPEYFWLAVFGLTLISALSVGNTIKGLLGGCIGLMLAMVGVAVVGGDIRFTMGTHTLLGGFDIVSALIGLYCIPVLIDLVATPDRHLKVEQGKRGIRLLEAFGLTWKSKFNVLRSSVIGTIVGILPGAGGSIAGLVSYSEARRSSKEPETFGKGAPDGLMATEAANNATVGGGFIPTLVLGIPGTPPDAIILGALLVQGIKIGPTLFSQQGEIVYTFIFGLLIATALMLPAGLLIGRYAYKSIASIPKTLLVPTIAFLTVIGSFAIHSNLHDVTMMISLGVLGWVLNRCGFAPSPIVLGLVLGKIAEQGFVQSYLIGNATNNITGMFFGRPISLAIVALAIFTVAYPLIFAKRKEKAKKRALDAARSYSQSNGETTVQEIEEIKAPPFDPLAGLKKQIAKPRDVSGMVVSALLIVAAGWAYSQTATMSPMGSVFPSTISVAVIILSVMLLALNFLRKPAAASGETETASVSRRITLVVVMAGWVAAIPVIGFASAAIVAFLILSRVACYEIMGPKRQLIEAVAAIAIVGGLYLLMAKVLLIRMPSGFLF; encoded by the coding sequence ATGGAATTGCTGGGCTATTTCGTGAGCGCGCTCACGCCTTTAAACCTGCTTATGGCACTGGGCGGCGTTGTACTTGGAACGGTTATCGGTGCTTTGCCCGGACTGTCAGCAACCATGGCGGTGGCCGTTCTGGTCCCGTTTACCTTTACCATGGATCCCGCAACCGGTTTGATTGCGCTTGGTGCGATCTATACCGGGGCCATTTATGGCGGCGCGTTTGCCGCCATTCTGGTCAATACACCGGGAACACCGTCGGCCATCGCCACGACGTTTGACGGTTTCCCGATGGCCAAACGCGGCGACGGTAGTCTTGCAGTAACACTGGCAACGCTGGCATCTGTTGTTGGTGGCCTTGTCGGGGGTGTGTTCCTGCTGCTGCTGTCGCCGCCGCTGGCAAAGGTTGCCTTGGCCTTTGGTCCGCCTGAATATTTCTGGTTGGCAGTCTTCGGCCTGACCCTTATTTCCGCCCTTTCTGTTGGCAATACCATCAAAGGCCTGCTCGGCGGTTGTATCGGCCTGATGCTGGCGATGGTTGGCGTTGCCGTGGTTGGCGGGGATATCCGTTTTACCATGGGCACCCATACGCTGCTGGGCGGCTTTGATATCGTCTCCGCTCTGATCGGTCTTTATTGCATTCCGGTGCTGATTGATCTTGTTGCAACACCTGATCGTCACCTGAAGGTCGAACAAGGCAAACGCGGCATTCGTCTACTCGAAGCATTCGGTCTGACCTGGAAGAGCAAATTCAACGTTTTGCGCAGTTCGGTTATTGGCACAATCGTCGGGATCTTACCCGGTGCGGGTGGCTCCATTGCTGGTCTGGTGTCCTATTCTGAAGCCCGCCGCTCGTCAAAAGAACCTGAGACGTTTGGCAAAGGCGCACCTGACGGCCTCATGGCGACAGAGGCCGCCAACAACGCCACAGTGGGCGGTGGATTTATTCCAACCCTTGTTCTGGGCATTCCGGGCACGCCTCCCGATGCCATTATTCTCGGTGCCTTGCTGGTTCAGGGCATCAAGATCGGCCCAACGCTGTTCTCCCAGCAAGGCGAAATCGTTTACACTTTTATTTTCGGGCTTTTGATCGCGACAGCACTCATGCTGCCCGCTGGTCTGCTCATTGGCCGCTATGCCTATAAATCAATTGCCTCGATCCCCAAGACCCTGTTGGTGCCAACCATTGCCTTTCTGACGGTGATTGGAAGCTTTGCCATCCACAGCAACCTGCATGACGTCACCATGATGATCAGTCTGGGTGTTCTTGGTTGGGTTTTGAACCGCTGCGGTTTCGCGCCCTCGCCGATTGTCCTTGGTCTGGTTCTGGGCAAAATTGCCGAGCAAGGGTTTGTGCAATCTTATCTGATTGGCAACGCCACCAACAACATCACCGGTATGTTCTTTGGCCGCCCCATCAGCCTTGCCATCGTTGCGTTGGCCATCTTCACCGTGGCCTACCCGCTGATTTTTGCCAAGCGCAAGGAAAAGGCCAAGAAACGGGCCCTCGATGCCGCACGCTCCTATTCCCAAAGCAATGGTGAAACGACGGTTCAGGAGATTGAGGAAATCAAGGCCCCACCCTTCGATCCACTTGCCGGTTTGAAGAAACAGATCGCCAAACCCCGTGATGTCAGCGGAATGGTGGTCTCCGCACTCCTCATCGTTGCCGCTGGCTGGGCATACAGTCAGACCGCAACGATGAGCCCGATGGGATCGGTCTTTCCAAGCACGATATCGGTCGCCGTCATCATCCTGTCTGTCATGCTTCTGGCGTTGAACTTTCTGCGCAAACCAGCTGCAGCAAGCGGCGAAACCGAGACAGCATCAGTATCGCGGCGCATCACCCTGGTCGTCGTCATGGCCGGATGGGTCGCTGCAATCCCCGTTATCGGGTTTGCATCCGCAGCAATCGTCGCCTTCCTGATCCTGTCCCGGGTCGCCTGCTACGAAATCATGGGGCCCAAACGTCAACTTATCGAAGCCGTCGCAGCAATCGCCATTGTCGGCGGATTGTATCTTCTGATGGCCAAGGTCCTTTTGATCAGAATGCCATCCGGCTTCCTGTTCTGA